Proteins from a genomic interval of Ferrovibrio terrae:
- a CDS encoding tripartite tricarboxylate transporter permease yields the protein MELLDNLMLGLSTAFQLKNLMFCLIGALIGTAIGVLPGIGPIPTIALLLPFTFGLEPASAMIMLAGIFYGAQYGGSTTAILVNVPGETSSVVTCIDGHEMAKRGRAGAALATAAISSFFAGTVATLVIALLALPLSALALKFTAVEYFSLLVLGLIAAVVMAHGSVMKSLAMVLLGLLIGLIGIDVNSGVARMTFGITELSDGIDFVPVAMGLFGLGEIIANLERKDERRVVSQSIRDLIPTWADLKQAFPAMLRGTAVGSILGVLPGGGAALPPFTAYALEKKLAKDPSRFGKGAIEGVAGPEAANNAGAQTSFIPLLTLGVPSNALMALMIGALMMQGIQPGPQVMTEQPVLVWGLIASMWAGNLMLLVINLPLVGVWVSMLKIPYRLLFPAIVLFCCIGTYGISNSLFNVWLMLGCAVIGYFFIKIGVEPAPLLLGLVLGPQLEENFRRALLLADGDFTVFVRHPISAGLLAVVVILLLAMLSPAVLRKRKQALTE from the coding sequence ATGGAACTGCTCGACAACCTGATGCTGGGCCTCTCGACGGCCTTCCAGCTCAAGAATCTGATGTTCTGCCTGATCGGCGCGCTGATCGGCACCGCCATCGGCGTGCTGCCTGGCATCGGCCCGATCCCGACGATCGCATTGCTGCTGCCCTTCACTTTCGGGCTTGAACCCGCCTCGGCGATGATCATGCTCGCCGGCATCTTCTATGGTGCGCAGTATGGCGGCTCGACCACGGCGATCCTGGTCAATGTTCCGGGCGAGACATCTTCGGTGGTGACCTGCATCGACGGCCACGAAATGGCCAAGCGCGGCCGGGCAGGGGCGGCACTCGCCACCGCGGCGATCTCCTCCTTCTTCGCCGGCACGGTTGCCACCCTGGTGATCGCGCTGCTGGCGCTGCCGTTGTCCGCGCTCGCGCTCAAATTCACGGCTGTTGAATATTTCTCACTGCTGGTGCTCGGGCTGATCGCCGCCGTGGTGATGGCGCATGGCTCGGTGATGAAGTCACTGGCCATGGTGCTGCTCGGCCTGCTGATCGGCCTGATCGGCATCGACGTCAATTCGGGCGTCGCCCGCATGACGTTTGGCATCACCGAACTGTCTGACGGCATCGACTTCGTGCCGGTTGCCATGGGCTTGTTCGGTCTGGGTGAGATCATCGCCAATCTCGAACGTAAAGATGAGCGCCGCGTGGTCAGCCAGTCGATCCGCGACCTGATCCCGACCTGGGCCGATCTGAAACAGGCCTTCCCGGCCATGCTGCGCGGTACGGCGGTCGGCTCGATTCTCGGCGTGCTGCCCGGCGGCGGCGCGGCCTTGCCGCCATTCACGGCTTACGCGCTGGAAAAGAAGCTGGCGAAAGATCCCTCGCGCTTCGGCAAGGGCGCCATCGAAGGCGTGGCCGGGCCGGAAGCCGCCAACAATGCCGGTGCGCAGACCAGCTTTATTCCGCTGCTGACGCTGGGCGTGCCGTCGAATGCGCTGATGGCGCTGATGATCGGCGCGCTGATGATGCAGGGTATCCAGCCCGGCCCGCAGGTGATGACCGAGCAGCCGGTGCTGGTCTGGGGCCTGATCGCCAGCATGTGGGCCGGCAATCTCATGTTACTCGTGATCAACCTGCCGCTGGTCGGCGTCTGGGTCTCGATGCTGAAGATTCCCTATCGCCTGCTGTTTCCGGCCATCGTGCTGTTCTGCTGCATCGGCACCTATGGCATTTCCAACAGCCTGTTCAATGTCTGGCTCATGCTGGGCTGCGCGGTGATTGGCTATTTCTTCATCAAGATCGGCGTCGAGCCGGCGCCTTTGCTGCTCGGCCTCGTGCTCGGGCCGCAGCTGGAAGAGAACTTCCGCCGCGCCCTGTTGCTGGCCGATGGCGATTTCACTGTCTTTGTTCGCCACCCGATCAGCGCCGGGTTGCTGGCGGTCGTGGTGATCCTGCTGCTGGCGATGCTGTCGCCCGCCGTGCTGCGCAAACGCAAGCAAGCGCTGACTGAATAG
- a CDS encoding amino acid ABC transporter permease, giving the protein MGYQWNFAPVFEHADALLYGAVGTLRIFAICLVLGLSFGLVIGLMRYSRRRLFSWPATAFVEFFRNTPVLVQILWFYFALPMLVPFEISPLMAAALGISLNSAAFSAEIFRGGIQSIEPGQWEASRALGMSGLQAMRRIILPQAIRRMLPALTNRAIEIFKMSTLASAVAYVELLQQGKLIASLNFNPIETYTVIALAFFLFLYPLVRATYALERQMARSDSGGD; this is encoded by the coding sequence ATGGGCTATCAGTGGAATTTCGCGCCTGTCTTCGAACATGCCGATGCACTGCTGTATGGCGCGGTCGGCACGCTGCGCATCTTCGCCATCTGCCTGGTGCTGGGCCTCAGCTTCGGACTGGTCATCGGCCTGATGCGCTACTCGCGTCGCCGCCTGTTCAGCTGGCCGGCCACCGCCTTTGTCGAATTCTTCCGCAATACGCCGGTGCTGGTGCAGATCCTGTGGTTCTACTTCGCTTTGCCGATGCTGGTGCCGTTCGAGATCAGTCCTCTCATGGCGGCGGCGCTCGGCATCTCGCTGAACTCGGCAGCCTTCTCGGCGGAAATCTTCCGCGGCGGCATCCAGTCGATCGAGCCCGGCCAGTGGGAAGCATCGCGCGCGCTCGGCATGAGCGGACTGCAGGCGATGCGCCGCATCATCCTGCCGCAGGCGATCCGCCGCATGCTGCCGGCGCTGACCAACCGCGCCATTGAAATCTTCAAGATGTCGACGCTGGCCTCTGCCGTGGCCTATGTCGAACTGCTGCAACAGGGCAAGCTGATCGCCTCGCTGAATTTCAATCCGATTGAAACCTACACCGTGATCGCCCTGGCATTTTTCCTGTTCCTGTATCCGCTGGTGCGCGCGACCTATGCGCTGGAACGCCAGATGGCCAGAAGCGATTCCGGGGGTGATTGA
- a CDS encoding Bug family tripartite tricarboxylate transporter substrate binding protein codes for MKTRMIRAVALSALAAAAVIAAPLTAANAQDFKGPVRIVVPFAPGGTSDILARMIGPKLSDAIKTSVVIENKPGAAGNLGAEAVAKAKPDGHTLLLMDVGNLSTAPSLFPDLNFNIQKDLAPVGMVMFGPYVLAVHPSVGVSTPKELIAYAKANPGKLAVANSGVGAVNHITAIQIAKGLGIEWKNVPYKGGAAASRAVISGESNTIINGTTATLPFVVNKQLVGIAVSGDERLPTAKDLPTFKEAGLAAGDAGTWQGLLTTGGSPAPVVKKLNEELKKILAQPDVQAKIAEQGGVVKAGSPEDFAKWLDTSIKTWGGVIKENGLKPDAS; via the coding sequence ATGAAGACCCGCATGATCCGGGCTGTCGCCCTGTCGGCGCTTGCCGCCGCCGCTGTCATCGCCGCACCGCTCACCGCCGCCAATGCGCAGGACTTCAAGGGTCCGGTGCGTATCGTCGTGCCGTTTGCGCCGGGCGGCACGTCGGACATTCTCGCCCGCATGATCGGGCCGAAGCTGTCGGATGCGATCAAGACCAGCGTGGTGATCGAGAACAAGCCCGGCGCCGCCGGCAATCTCGGCGCCGAAGCCGTCGCCAAGGCCAAACCCGATGGCCATACCCTGCTGCTGATGGATGTCGGCAATCTGTCCACGGCGCCCAGCCTGTTCCCCGACCTCAACTTCAATATCCAGAAGGATCTCGCGCCGGTCGGCATGGTGATGTTCGGCCCCTATGTGCTGGCCGTGCATCCGTCGGTCGGCGTCTCGACGCCGAAGGAGCTGATCGCCTATGCCAAGGCCAATCCGGGCAAGCTGGCGGTGGCCAATTCCGGCGTCGGCGCGGTGAACCACATCACCGCCATCCAGATCGCCAAGGGCCTCGGCATCGAATGGAAGAACGTGCCCTACAAGGGCGGTGCGGCGGCCTCGCGCGCGGTGATCAGCGGCGAGAGCAACACCATCATCAACGGCACGACCGCGACGCTGCCCTTCGTGGTCAACAAGCAGCTGGTCGGCATTGCCGTCAGCGGCGACGAGCGCCTGCCGACCGCCAAGGACCTGCCGACCTTCAAGGAAGCCGGGCTCGCCGCGGGCGATGCTGGCACCTGGCAGGGCCTGCTGACCACCGGGGGTAGCCCGGCGCCGGTGGTGAAGAAGCTGAATGAGGAACTGAAGAAGATCCTCGCGCAGCCCGACGTGCAGGCGAAGATCGCCGAACAGGGCGGCGTGGTGAAGGCCGGTTCGCCGGAGGACTTCGCCAAGTGGCTCGACACCAGCATCAAGACCTGGGGCGGCGTGATCAAGGAAAACGGCCTGAAGCCGGACGCCAGCTGA
- a CDS encoding lactonase family protein, whose protein sequence is MKPFRTGFLAAVFAGAFITAVQADTFVYVGNADSNDIHVLKLNTANGDLSPVQVAAFPGITKAGPSTPLAVSPDKKHLYAGVRSDPFTAVGFAIDSATGRLQHTANGPLADSMAYIATDRTGKHLFSASFGGNKVAVNPISPAGRVQAPKQVIATGPNAHAILPSKDNKYVFATNMGSDAVLQFTFDATAGTLFANTPAAIDTPDKTGPRHLVFHPNNKYAYVITELSGDVIAYNYDAKAGTLKAFQTVSLMPPGGAKPWAAELRITADGRYIYGTERTTSTITGFRVDATSGKLTRIDTVPTQKQPRGMGIDPGSKYVFAVGEQSHALTAYRIDGGKLVALKEYPVGRKPNWIEVIDFR, encoded by the coding sequence ATGAAACCGTTCCGGACCGGATTTCTGGCGGCAGTGTTCGCCGGCGCGTTCATCACAGCAGTTCAGGCCGACACCTTCGTCTATGTCGGCAACGCCGACAGCAACGACATCCATGTCCTGAAGCTCAACACGGCCAACGGCGATCTCTCGCCGGTCCAGGTCGCGGCTTTCCCCGGCATCACCAAGGCGGGGCCGTCCACTCCGCTGGCGGTCAGCCCGGACAAGAAGCATCTGTATGCGGGCGTGCGCTCCGATCCCTTCACGGCGGTCGGCTTCGCCATCGACTCTGCCACCGGCCGGCTGCAGCACACGGCGAATGGGCCTCTCGCGGACAGCATGGCCTATATCGCCACCGACCGCACCGGCAAGCATCTGTTCAGCGCGTCCTTCGGCGGCAACAAGGTGGCGGTGAATCCGATCAGCCCGGCCGGCAGGGTGCAGGCGCCGAAGCAGGTGATCGCCACCGGACCTAACGCGCATGCGATCCTGCCCAGCAAGGACAACAAATATGTCTTTGCCACCAACATGGGCTCGGATGCGGTGCTGCAGTTCACCTTCGACGCAACTGCTGGCACGCTCTTCGCCAACACGCCGGCCGCGATCGACACGCCGGACAAGACCGGCCCGCGCCATCTCGTGTTCCATCCGAACAACAAATACGCCTATGTGATCACCGAGCTGAGCGGCGACGTGATCGCCTATAACTACGATGCGAAAGCCGGCACGCTGAAGGCGTTTCAGACCGTCAGCCTGATGCCGCCTGGTGGCGCGAAGCCCTGGGCAGCGGAACTGCGCATCACCGCCGATGGCCGCTACATCTACGGCACCGAGCGCACGACCAGCACCATCACCGGCTTCCGCGTCGATGCCACCAGCGGCAAGCTGACCAGGATCGACACCGTGCCGACGCAGAAGCAGCCGCGCGGCATGGGCATCGATCCGGGCAGCAAATATGTCTTCGCGGTCGGTGAGCAGTCGCATGCGCTCACCGCCTATCGCATCGATGGCGGCAAGCTGGTCGCGCTGAAGGAGTATCCGGTCGGCAGGAAGCCGAACTGGATCGAGGTGATCGACTTCAGGTAA
- a CDS encoding GntR family transcriptional regulator yields MTIDNEAGSGVLNSEIFQAQGLGRLPKSTFRAHIAEQLRAAILSGEIAPGAQIVETALAGLFQVSRGPLREALRQLVEEGLLVTVPYTGTHVISLSVDDVREIHSMRVTLECFAFEQAWDKRDAVFRAELQRRHAALIATIDEGDDRAAILAELELHGLVYEACGHRLLQRTWSSLRGRLQLYWAAHHRAHSIRGPRRDGHESYVAAALGDSLDAMRAEITAHMQRGGQQTEKFLQDHTQEATSMTGMKRGEPT; encoded by the coding sequence TTGACAATCGACAATGAGGCGGGATCTGGCGTGCTGAATTCCGAGATTTTCCAGGCTCAGGGCCTTGGACGGCTGCCGAAAAGCACCTTCCGGGCGCATATCGCCGAGCAGCTGCGCGCCGCCATCCTGTCGGGCGAGATCGCGCCCGGCGCCCAGATCGTGGAAACCGCGCTGGCCGGCCTGTTCCAGGTCAGCCGTGGTCCGCTGCGCGAAGCCCTGCGGCAGCTGGTCGAGGAAGGCCTGCTGGTCACCGTGCCCTATACCGGCACCCATGTGATCAGCCTGTCGGTCGACGATGTGCGCGAGATCCATTCAATGCGCGTTACCCTGGAATGCTTCGCCTTCGAGCAGGCCTGGGACAAACGCGATGCCGTCTTCCGCGCCGAACTGCAGCGCCGGCACGCAGCGCTGATCGCCACCATCGACGAGGGCGACGACCGCGCCGCCATCCTGGCCGAACTGGAATTGCATGGTCTGGTCTACGAGGCCTGCGGCCATCGCCTGCTGCAGCGGACCTGGAGCAGCCTGCGCGGACGCCTGCAACTCTACTGGGCGGCGCATCATCGCGCGCATTCGATCCGTGGGCCGCGGCGCGATGGCCATGAAAGCTATGTCGCGGCGGCACTGGGCGACAGCCTGGATGCCATGCGCGCCGAGATCACCGCGCATATGCAGCGCGGCGGACAGCAGACCGAGAAATTCCTGCAGGATCACACGCAGGAAGCAACATCCATGACAGGCATGAAAAGGGGAGAACCGACATGA
- a CDS encoding amino acid ABC transporter ATP-binding protein: MTQPLLNITGLHKSFGNQQVLRNIDLAVQPGERIAILGASGSGKSTFLRCLNFMETPSAGSIELGGRLLGSEGRGGRRVYAETELTKLRQRIGMVFQQFNLFPHMTALGNVMEGLRTVKGVAPAAARERAMAELSRVGLADHAEQYPARLSGGQKQRVAIARALAMDPELLLFDEPTSALDPELVGEVLGVIRSLAEEGRTMLLVTHELGFAYHVATRVLFIADGEIHESGTPDEVLKHPQRDRTRAFLARHREFSL, from the coding sequence ATGACGCAACCGCTGCTCAACATCACCGGCCTGCACAAATCCTTCGGCAACCAGCAGGTCCTGCGCAACATCGATCTTGCCGTGCAGCCCGGCGAACGCATCGCCATCCTCGGCGCGTCGGGGTCGGGCAAGAGCACCTTCCTGCGCTGCCTGAATTTCATGGAAACGCCGAGCGCCGGCAGTATCGAACTCGGCGGCAGGCTGCTGGGCAGCGAAGGCAGGGGTGGTCGGCGCGTCTACGCCGAGACGGAACTGACCAAGCTGCGCCAGCGCATCGGCATGGTGTTCCAGCAATTCAATCTGTTTCCGCATATGACGGCGCTGGGCAATGTGATGGAAGGCCTGCGCACCGTGAAGGGCGTGGCGCCGGCGGCAGCGCGTGAGCGTGCCATGGCCGAACTGTCGCGTGTCGGCCTCGCCGATCACGCCGAACAGTATCCGGCGCGACTGTCCGGTGGCCAGAAGCAGCGCGTGGCGATTGCCCGTGCGCTCGCGATGGATCCGGAACTGCTGCTGTTCGATGAGCCGACCTCGGCGCTCGATCCGGAACTGGTTGGCGAGGTGCTGGGCGTGATCCGCTCGCTGGCCGAAGAGGGTCGCACCATGCTGCTGGTGACGCATGAGCTCGGCTTCGCCTATCACGTCGCCACGCGGGTGCTGTTCATCGCCGATGGCGAGATCCACGAATCCGGCACGCCCGACGAGGTGCTGAAGCATCCGCAGCGCGACCGCACACGCGCCTTCCTGGCCCGTCACCGCGAATTCAGTCTCTAA
- a CDS encoding LysR substrate-binding domain-containing protein, whose product MFELSQLRCFVAVAEELHFGRAAKRLNLTQPPLSRQIQLLEHALEVRLFERTSRSVVLTRAGAGFLPEARRLLRLAEAAALSAKRTARGDAGSVTIGFTAVSGYDFLPRLIAHFRKTAPDIDLVLREMVSADQLEALTAGRIDIGLIRPPFSRVELHSRCVVREPLLLAAPTGHWLAKVREVTLADLDREPLVTYSPYEARYFYDLLATIFTEAGVAPQYVQHISQIHSILGLVKAGLGLALVPQAAINLRFRGVVLRPIDIGARVAELHMAWRRSNTNPSLDVLLEEVPALTAT is encoded by the coding sequence ATGTTTGAACTGAGCCAACTCCGCTGTTTCGTCGCCGTCGCCGAGGAATTGCATTTCGGCCGGGCGGCGAAGCGCCTGAACCTCACGCAGCCGCCACTCAGCCGGCAGATCCAGCTGCTCGAACATGCGCTTGAGGTCCGGTTATTCGAACGCACCAGCCGCTCGGTCGTTCTCACGCGGGCCGGGGCGGGTTTCCTGCCGGAGGCGCGTCGCCTGCTGCGCCTGGCTGAGGCAGCAGCACTCTCGGCCAAACGCACCGCACGCGGCGATGCCGGTTCGGTCACCATCGGGTTCACGGCGGTGTCGGGTTACGATTTCCTGCCGCGCCTGATCGCCCATTTCCGCAAGACGGCGCCTGACATTGATCTCGTTCTTCGCGAGATGGTGTCGGCCGACCAGCTGGAGGCGCTGACCGCCGGCCGCATCGATATCGGCCTGATCCGTCCGCCCTTCAGCCGGGTCGAACTGCACTCGCGTTGCGTGGTGCGCGAGCCGCTGCTGCTGGCAGCACCCACAGGCCACTGGCTGGCCAAGGTGCGCGAGGTGACGCTGGCCGATCTCGACCGCGAGCCGCTGGTCACCTATTCGCCTTACGAGGCGCGCTATTTCTACGACCTGCTCGCGACGATTTTCACCGAAGCCGGCGTCGCGCCGCAATATGTGCAGCATATCAGCCAGATCCATTCGATCCTGGGCCTGGTGAAAGCCGGGCTCGGTCTGGCGCTGGTGCCGCAGGCGGCGATCAACCTGCGCTTCCGTGGCGTGGTGCTGCGGCCGATCGATATCGGCGCGCGCGTGGCCGAACTGCATATGGCCTGGCGCCGCAGCAACACCAATCCGTCGCTGGACGTTCTGCTGGAGGAGGTTCCGGCGCTTACCGCAACGTGA
- a CDS encoding tripartite tricarboxylate transporter TctB family protein, protein MPKRIDWPDLLLGLFLLLVATLTLVATRKLGIGTAANMGPGYMPRVIAIAVMLFGAFFTGRGLLRSHLGIARVQLRSLIAIPLAVALFSLLVEFAGLAIASLVTIIVAAYATHEFRAREAVIFGVAIAALSVLLFVQVLSLPLPIWPDVFG, encoded by the coding sequence ATGCCTAAGCGGATAGACTGGCCGGATCTTCTGCTCGGCCTGTTCCTGCTCCTGGTCGCGACGCTCACTCTTGTCGCGACCAGGAAGCTTGGTATCGGCACGGCCGCCAATATGGGGCCGGGCTACATGCCGCGCGTGATCGCGATTGCCGTGATGCTGTTCGGTGCATTCTTCACCGGGCGCGGCCTGCTGCGCAGCCATCTCGGCATCGCCCGCGTGCAGCTGCGGTCGCTGATCGCCATTCCGCTGGCGGTCGCGCTGTTCTCGCTGCTGGTGGAATTCGCCGGTCTGGCGATCGCCTCGCTCGTCACCATTATCGTGGCGGCTTATGCCACGCATGAATTCCGCGCCAGGGAAGCCGTGATCTTCGGCGTCGCCATCGCCGCGCTGTCGGTGCTGCTGTTCGTCCAGGTGCTGTCGCTGCCGCTGCCGATCTGGCCAGACGTGTTCGGGTAA
- a CDS encoding aminotransferase class IV yields the protein MTTTSNQSAQGYVEDPRNEDVLVYVNGEFVRRDQARVSIFDSGFVLGDGVWEGLRLVNGKLISLEAHLDRLFEGAGSIALDIQLGRDGIRTALLETLKRNNMQDGAHVRLMVTRGTKKTPNQDPRFVIGDATVVIVAEYKTPKPEARERGLSLFTSTFRTSAPDVFDLRLNSHSRLNLIQALIQAINAGADEALMLDPRGFVASCNSTNFFILRGGELWTSTPGWSFRGITQGSVLKAWQADGRPGRECDFTLGQVYAADEAFVTGTLGGVTPVTRIDGRVIGDGRPGPLTREAYRLYLAAVT from the coding sequence ATGACAACGACATCGAACCAGTCCGCCCAGGGTTACGTCGAAGACCCGCGCAACGAAGACGTGCTGGTCTACGTCAACGGCGAGTTCGTGCGCCGCGACCAGGCTCGGGTTTCGATCTTCGACAGCGGCTTTGTGCTGGGTGATGGCGTGTGGGAAGGGCTGCGGCTGGTCAACGGAAAACTGATCAGCCTGGAGGCGCATCTCGACCGCCTGTTCGAAGGCGCGGGCTCGATCGCGCTGGACATCCAGCTCGGCCGCGACGGTATCCGCACCGCTTTGCTGGAAACGCTGAAGCGCAACAACATGCAGGATGGCGCGCATGTCCGCCTGATGGTGACGCGCGGCACCAAAAAAACGCCGAACCAGGATCCGCGCTTCGTGATCGGCGATGCGACCGTGGTGATCGTCGCCGAATACAAGACGCCGAAACCGGAAGCGCGCGAACGCGGCCTGTCGCTGTTCACCTCCACCTTCCGCACCAGTGCACCCGATGTGTTCGACCTGCGGCTCAATTCGCACAGCCGGCTCAATCTGATTCAGGCCCTGATCCAGGCGATCAATGCCGGCGCCGACGAGGCGCTGATGCTCGATCCGCGCGGCTTCGTGGCGAGTTGCAACTCGACCAACTTCTTCATTCTGCGCGGCGGGGAATTGTGGACCTCGACGCCGGGCTGGAGCTTCCGCGGCATCACGCAGGGCAGCGTGCTGAAGGCCTGGCAGGCCGATGGCCGCCCGGGCCGGGAATGCGATTTCACCCTGGGGCAGGTCTATGCGGCGGATGAAGCTTTCGTCACCGGCACGCTGGGCGGCGTCACCCCGGTGACGCGCATCGATGGCCGCGTGATCGGCGACGGCAGGCCCGGGCCGCTGACCCGCGAGGCCTACCGTCTCTATCTTGCCGCAGTGACCTGA
- a CDS encoding DUF3606 domain-containing protein has protein sequence MADDLFDRGPQDRARVNINEDYERRWWSEKFRVQPEVLDAAVESVGTSVKDVAKVLGKAPQT, from the coding sequence ATGGCAGACGATCTGTTCGATCGCGGTCCGCAGGATCGCGCGCGCGTCAACATCAATGAAGATTACGAGCGCCGCTGGTGGTCGGAAAAATTCCGCGTGCAGCCGGAAGTGCTGGACGCAGCCGTTGAGTCGGTCGGCACCAGCGTGAAGGATGTCGCCAAGGTGCTCGGCAAGGCGCCGCAGACCTGA
- a CDS encoding transporter substrate-binding domain-containing protein, translating to MMINRRIAMAGLAAAGATLALPFGAKAQTANAAGGTLAEIKKRGTLRVGVTQAPPWYSKDPKTGEWNSGVGVSMGKAMAAVLGVKFEAVEVNWGTAIAALQGNKIDLMYMLDATPERAAAVDFPQNPLLFYSMAVLAREDLPVKNWADMNKPDVRIAVPQASSMDKFVSETVPNANIQRFPGNPEAIAAFQAGRVDAVCLFHPPLLAARQRLGTGKIVVPLPAQSQPSSVAVRKEDDKAFLSWVNATINGYYTSGQTQRWYEEFLRGFGLDPKSAPPVMKEML from the coding sequence ATGATGATCAATCGACGTATTGCGATGGCCGGCCTGGCGGCCGCAGGTGCAACGCTGGCACTGCCGTTCGGCGCGAAGGCGCAGACCGCCAATGCTGCTGGGGGCACGCTGGCCGAGATCAAGAAACGCGGAACGCTGCGGGTCGGCGTGACCCAGGCGCCGCCGTGGTATTCCAAGGACCCGAAGACCGGCGAATGGAATTCCGGCGTCGGCGTGTCGATGGGCAAGGCGATGGCGGCCGTGCTCGGCGTGAAGTTCGAGGCCGTCGAGGTCAACTGGGGCACGGCCATCGCCGCGCTGCAAGGTAACAAGATCGACCTGATGTACATGCTGGATGCGACGCCGGAACGCGCTGCCGCCGTCGATTTCCCGCAGAACCCGCTGCTGTTCTATTCCATGGCCGTGCTGGCGCGCGAAGATCTGCCGGTAAAGAACTGGGCTGACATGAACAAGCCCGACGTGCGTATCGCCGTGCCGCAGGCCAGCAGCATGGACAAGTTCGTCAGCGAGACTGTGCCGAACGCCAATATCCAGCGTTTCCCGGGCAACCCGGAAGCCATCGCCGCTTTCCAGGCCGGCCGCGTCGATGCCGTCTGCCTGTTCCATCCGCCGCTGCTGGCGGCGCGCCAGCGTCTCGGCACCGGCAAGATCGTGGTGCCGCTGCCGGCGCAGTCGCAGCCCTCCAGCGTTGCGGTGCGCAAGGAAGACGACAAGGCTTTCCTCAGCTGGGTGAACGCCACCATCAACGGCTACTACACCAGCGGCCAGACCCAGCGCTGGTATGAGGAATTCCTGCGCGGTTTCGGACTGGATCCGAAATCGGCGCCGCCGGTGATGAAGGAAATGCTCTAA
- a CDS encoding amino acid ABC transporter permease: protein MYRWDFAPVLANADLLLQGLVNTLAVTGTALAFGIPLGLALALARLSGRRLLAWPAGFVIEFFRTTPPLVQLFWFFFALPVLIRVEMTPFMASALTFSIQSSAFFAEVFRGGIVSVERGQWEAARAIGMTPSQSMRRIVLPQAVKRMIPAFMERAIELMKTTTLVAIVSYADLLYQANEIAQKTFRPLEVFTVVAGIYFVVILMISLLARRLERRLAVSGESTVH from the coding sequence ATGTACCGCTGGGATTTCGCACCGGTTCTGGCGAATGCCGACCTGCTGCTGCAGGGGCTGGTCAATACGCTTGCCGTCACCGGCACCGCATTGGCCTTCGGCATTCCGCTCGGCCTGGCACTGGCGCTGGCCCGTCTTTCGGGCCGGCGCCTGCTCGCCTGGCCGGCCGGTTTCGTGATCGAATTCTTTCGCACCACGCCGCCGCTGGTGCAGCTGTTCTGGTTCTTCTTCGCCTTGCCGGTGCTGATCCGGGTCGAGATGACGCCCTTCATGGCCTCGGCGCTCACCTTCTCGATCCAGTCCTCGGCGTTTTTCGCCGAGGTGTTTCGCGGCGGCATCGTGTCGGTCGAGCGCGGCCAGTGGGAGGCGGCGCGTGCCATCGGCATGACGCCATCGCAGTCGATGCGCCGCATCGTGCTGCCGCAAGCGGTCAAGCGCATGATTCCGGCTTTCATGGAGCGCGCCATCGAACTGATGAAGACTACCACGCTGGTCGCCATCGTCTCCTATGCCGACCTGCTGTATCAGGCCAACGAGATCGCGCAGAAAACCTTCCGTCCGCTCGAGGTCTTCACCGTCGTGGCCGGCATCTATTTCGTCGTCATCCTGATGATCAGCCTGCTGGCGCGCCGGCTGGAACGCCGTCTGGCGGTCAGCGGCGAGTCCACGGTGCACTGA